One Pseudomonas sp. FP1742 genomic window carries:
- a CDS encoding Hsp20 family protein, translating to MSTAFSLAPLFRSSVGFDRFNDLFETALRNEPGSTYPPYNVEKYGDDQYRIVVAAAGFQEDDLDLQVEKGVLTISGGKRDADENVTYLYQGIAQRAFKLSFRLADHIEIRAAELRNGLLSIDLLRVIPEEAKAKRIPINGAEKPALQH from the coding sequence ATGAGTACTGCATTTTCCTTGGCCCCACTGTTCCGTTCCTCGGTAGGTTTCGACCGTTTCAACGACCTGTTCGAAACCGCCCTGCGCAATGAGCCAGGCAGCACCTATCCACCCTACAACGTTGAAAAATACGGTGATGATCAATACCGCATTGTTGTAGCGGCCGCCGGTTTCCAGGAAGACGACCTGGACCTGCAAGTAGAAAAAGGTGTACTGACCATCAGTGGCGGCAAACGTGACGCGGACGAAAACGTCACTTACCTGTACCAGGGCATCGCACAGCGCGCCTTCAAGCTGTCGTTCCGTCTGGCGGACCACATCGAAATCAGGGCCGCCGAACTGCGCAACGGTTTGTTGAGTATCGACCTGCTGCGTGTGATCCCGGAAGAAGCGAAAGCCAAACGCATCCCGATCAACGGGGCGGAAAAACCGGCTCTGCAACACTAA